In Desulfomonile tiedjei DSM 6799, a genomic segment contains:
- a CDS encoding Zn-ribbon domain-containing OB-fold protein — MGFEQFGIISFTGVTKVDEFVGYLKDQEIRGTLCMRCGTRFFPPRSDCDVCLSSIMQWFPITGEGTVITYTKAMYAPAGFEKDVPYVLAVAEFSDGVKVFGRMDRTIPEDRIKAGMKVKTRVTNLENDRFTYEFVVN; from the coding sequence ATGGGTTTCGAGCAGTTCGGCATTATAAGTTTTACTGGCGTAACGAAGGTTGATGAGTTTGTGGGGTACCTCAAGGATCAGGAAATACGCGGCACCTTGTGCATGCGATGCGGTACCAGATTCTTTCCACCTCGCAGCGATTGCGATGTTTGCCTTAGCAGCATCATGCAATGGTTCCCCATCACCGGCGAAGGGACTGTCATCACGTATACGAAGGCGATGTACGCTCCTGCGGGATTTGAAAAAGACGTCCCATACGTACTCGCTGTTGCAGAGTTTTCCGATGGGGTCAAAGTATTCGGTCGAATGGATCGTACTATTCCGGAAGACCGAATCAAAGCGGGCATGAAGGTGAAAACACGCGTAACGAATCTTGAAAACGATCGCTTCACATATGAATTTGTCGTCAACTAG
- a CDS encoding acyl-CoA dehydrogenase family protein, whose amino-acid sequence MSDEYDVELSEEHIMLRDMVRKFADNEVAPVVDKDENDHRFQRELVNQMAELGLFGCPVPEQYGGNNMGYLAHAIATEEIGRVSGSLRVAFNMQTMGTSMSILKWGSDELKQKYIPALVSAEILGCFGITEPDSGSDTAAMATTAERDGNEYVLNGRKMWITWCPVADMAVIFAMTDKKAKHRGMSVFVMDMDSPGVSTIATKDKLGLWACPTGEIIMEDVRIPAGNRLGEEGKGFGYLMQELISTRLSAAAGAVGTCQAALDESVKYATERRQFGQSIAEFQMVQEVIARMVAETEAARALVWRCAIQKDRGLVHNMRETVLAKYYACRAADEVPNLALEVLSAYGYSNEYPIARILRDGKVYKILEGATNIMKMIIAQDALGLKKANR is encoded by the coding sequence ATGAGCGACGAGTACGATGTGGAGTTGTCTGAAGAGCATATAATGCTCCGAGATATGGTTCGTAAATTCGCGGATAACGAAGTAGCACCTGTTGTCGATAAAGATGAGAACGATCACCGTTTCCAGCGTGAACTGGTGAACCAGATGGCTGAATTGGGTCTTTTTGGCTGCCCGGTCCCTGAACAATACGGCGGCAATAACATGGGCTATCTGGCGCACGCGATAGCCACCGAAGAGATCGGTAGGGTCTCGGGATCGCTCAGGGTCGCTTTCAACATGCAGACGATGGGCACTTCGATGTCCATTTTGAAATGGGGAAGTGATGAGTTAAAACAAAAATATATTCCAGCTCTTGTTTCCGCTGAAATTCTCGGTTGTTTCGGTATCACCGAGCCTGATTCGGGATCCGATACCGCAGCCATGGCTACCACGGCAGAGAGGGATGGAAACGAGTACGTGCTAAACGGCCGGAAGATGTGGATCACCTGGTGCCCGGTCGCTGATATGGCCGTCATCTTTGCCATGACTGACAAAAAGGCCAAACACAGAGGTATGAGCGTCTTTGTCATGGATATGGATTCTCCGGGTGTCTCCACCATAGCCACGAAAGACAAACTCGGTCTTTGGGCTTGCCCCACCGGCGAAATCATCATGGAAGACGTGAGAATCCCTGCTGGTAACCGCCTTGGCGAAGAAGGCAAAGGATTCGGTTATCTCATGCAGGAGCTTATAAGCACGAGGCTTTCTGCAGCGGCAGGCGCAGTGGGCACTTGCCAGGCAGCTCTAGACGAATCAGTCAAATATGCAACCGAACGGCGACAATTCGGCCAATCCATAGCCGAATTCCAGATGGTCCAGGAAGTCATAGCAAGGATGGTTGCTGAAACCGAAGCTGCTCGGGCGCTTGTCTGGCGATGCGCAATTCAGAAGGATCGCGGGCTTGTGCACAACATGCGAGAGACCGTGCTCGCAAAGTATTATGCATGTCGAGCGGCTGATGAAGTACCCAACCTCGCTCTCGAAGTGTTGAGTGCATATGGATATTCCAATGAATATCCCATAGCCAGAATCCTTCGTGACGGAAAAGTGTACAAGATTCTCGAAGGCGCTACCAACATTATGAAGATGATAATCGCCCAGGACGCTCTGGGCCTCAAAAAGGCGAACAGATAG
- a CDS encoding biotin/lipoyl-containing protein, producing MAEITMPMNGKVIAITTEVGEGVSEDAELVIIEAMKMELPVVATHDGTVKEIKAKVGESYNVGDVLLIIE from the coding sequence ATGGCGGAAATCACCATGCCCATGAACGGCAAGGTTATCGCGATAACGACCGAAGTGGGCGAGGGCGTCTCGGAAGATGCCGAGCTGGTCATTATAGAGGCAATGAAGATGGAATTGCCTGTGGTCGCCACCCATGATGGAACAGTAAAAGAAATCAAGGCCAAAGTTGGCGAGTCATATAACGTCGGGGACGTTTTGCTCATAATAGAGTAA
- a CDS encoding acyl-CoA carboxylase subunit beta, giving the protein MRPYFESMAKIGKPLSQARIKNTQENVEQIRAIEQELAAAIEDVKNAGIPAKKINERGQLTVWQRLEYLVDPGTWCPLHSIFNPKNNEEGTTGVVNGLGKINGKWAVIIGFDNKVIAGAWISGQSENILRVTDMAKRLRIPLVWLVNCSGVKLTEQEEVYPDRRGGGTPFFRHAELEQLGIPVLAGIWGTNPAGGGYQGISPTILLAHKDCNIAVGGGGIVSGMTPKGYFDEEGAEQLIEATRHFTELPPGSVQVHYDSTGFFKAVFETEEAVLDALKGYMDMIPAYDPKFFRVAEPAEPQFGKEDLNHIIPVNQKSVYAFDEVLARLTDNSEHMEYKPQYGPEVYTGLVKLNGFLVGVIGNKQGFLGAGYPEYAPYPGIGGKLYRQGLIKMNEFVTLCGRDRLPIIWFQDTSGIDVGDIAEKAELLGLGQSLIYSIEQTDVPMMLFVLRKGTAAAHYIMGGPTANNHTAFALGTPATEIYVMHGETASAASFARRLVKEKDAGRPLQPIIDKMNALAKQYSDQSKPIYCAKRGFVDEVVSFTEMRKYMLAFAECAYQNPGSICPHHMMMIPRIAKG; this is encoded by the coding sequence ATGAGACCATACTTCGAAAGCATGGCAAAGATCGGAAAACCGCTCAGCCAGGCTAGAATCAAGAATACGCAAGAAAACGTCGAACAGATCAGGGCAATAGAACAGGAATTGGCAGCAGCCATAGAAGACGTCAAGAATGCCGGAATTCCTGCAAAGAAGATCAATGAAAGAGGACAACTCACTGTTTGGCAACGCCTCGAATACCTGGTTGACCCTGGAACCTGGTGCCCCTTGCACTCAATATTCAATCCCAAGAACAACGAAGAAGGGACTACCGGCGTCGTCAACGGTTTAGGCAAGATAAATGGCAAATGGGCGGTTATCATAGGCTTTGACAACAAGGTGATAGCCGGCGCATGGATCTCTGGTCAGTCGGAGAACATCCTCAGAGTCACCGACATGGCGAAGCGCCTTCGTATTCCTCTGGTTTGGCTGGTGAACTGCTCAGGCGTGAAACTCACCGAACAGGAAGAAGTCTATCCGGATCGAAGGGGTGGAGGAACCCCGTTTTTCCGCCACGCAGAATTGGAACAGCTCGGGATTCCCGTCCTGGCAGGGATTTGGGGAACCAATCCTGCGGGTGGTGGTTACCAGGGCATCAGCCCCACGATCCTCCTCGCGCATAAAGACTGCAATATAGCTGTAGGTGGAGGAGGAATAGTCAGCGGGATGACCCCGAAAGGGTACTTCGATGAAGAAGGAGCTGAACAACTCATCGAAGCGACAAGGCATTTCACCGAACTTCCCCCGGGGAGCGTTCAGGTCCATTATGATAGCACGGGCTTTTTCAAGGCGGTGTTCGAGACTGAAGAAGCTGTTCTCGATGCACTCAAGGGCTATATGGACATGATCCCTGCTTACGACCCGAAGTTTTTCCGTGTGGCAGAGCCGGCGGAACCTCAATTCGGCAAAGAGGATCTGAACCACATCATCCCCGTGAACCAGAAATCGGTGTACGCCTTTGATGAAGTGCTCGCACGACTCACCGACAACAGCGAGCACATGGAGTACAAACCGCAGTACGGTCCGGAAGTGTACACAGGATTGGTCAAACTGAACGGATTCCTGGTCGGAGTCATCGGCAACAAGCAGGGATTTCTCGGGGCAGGATATCCGGAATATGCGCCATATCCCGGCATTGGAGGCAAGCTGTACAGGCAAGGGCTCATCAAAATGAATGAGTTCGTTACTTTGTGCGGCAGAGATCGACTCCCCATAATTTGGTTCCAGGATACGTCGGGGATAGACGTGGGTGACATCGCGGAGAAGGCTGAGCTTCTCGGACTGGGGCAGTCGCTCATCTACTCTATTGAACAAACCGATGTTCCCATGATGCTCTTCGTGCTTCGTAAGGGAACTGCTGCCGCCCACTATATTATGGGCGGGCCGACAGCGAACAATCATACCGCTTTTGCACTGGGTACTCCTGCCACCGAGATTTACGTCATGCATGGTGAGACCGCCTCAGCCGCATCTTTTGCCAGACGCCTCGTGAAAGAAAAGGACGCAGGTAGACCCCTACAGCCGATCATTGACAAGATGAACGCTCTTGCCAAGCAATATTCCGATCAGTCCAAACCAATCTATTGCGCCAAGAGAGGATTCGTGGACGAGGTGGTTTCTTTTACCGAGATGCGCAAATACATGCTCGCATTCGCAGAGTGCGCATACCAGAATCCCGGCTCGATTTGTCCTCATCACATGATGATGATTCCGAGGATAGCAAAAGGATAA
- a CDS encoding hemerythrin domain-containing protein: MSEIILCETRRTFLTKAGILLTGTAVINSTAHIAHAESKEKKKKKEEKKAEEVSPPEDLMREHGVLRRILLVYEDIQGRLMGGKEFPAEVLSNAAGIIRKFVEDYHEKLEEDYLFPRFEKAGKLVDLVTILKEQHKAGRRLTEFIKKSAEPVTLKDAPKQKELAETLHLFIRMYRPHASREDTVLFPALRTIVSGKEFDSLGEEFEEKEEKLFGEGGFEKIVAQVAEQERTLGIYELAQFTPPK; the protein is encoded by the coding sequence ATGAGTGAAATTATCTTATGTGAAACTCGAAGAACATTTCTAACGAAAGCGGGAATTCTTCTTACCGGTACCGCTGTGATCAATTCTACAGCCCACATTGCCCATGCAGAATCAAAAGAGAAAAAAAAGAAAAAAGAAGAGAAGAAAGCCGAAGAGGTTTCCCCACCCGAGGACCTGATGCGTGAGCATGGGGTCCTTCGTCGAATCTTGCTTGTCTACGAAGACATTCAGGGTCGCCTCATGGGTGGGAAAGAATTTCCTGCTGAAGTGCTTTCAAATGCAGCCGGAATAATACGTAAATTCGTCGAGGACTATCATGAAAAACTCGAGGAAGACTACCTGTTTCCTCGGTTTGAGAAAGCCGGCAAGCTGGTCGATCTGGTAACGATCCTCAAAGAGCAGCACAAGGCGGGCCGTCGCTTGACGGAATTCATCAAGAAATCTGCCGAGCCTGTAACATTAAAGGATGCTCCGAAACAGAAAGAATTGGCTGAAACGCTGCACTTGTTCATAAGAATGTATCGACCCCATGCTTCACGCGAAGACACCGTCCTATTTCCTGCCTTGCGAACCATTGTATCCGGGAAAGAATTTGATTCTCTTGGTGAAGAATTCGAGGAAAAGGAAGAGAAACTCTTCGGTGAAGGCGGTTTTGAAAAAATAGTTGCTCAAGTGGCGGAACAGGAAAGAACTCTGGGCATCTATGAACTAGCTCAATTTACGCCACCCAAGTGA
- a CDS encoding phosphatase PAP2 family protein produces MKTKDVVWLVLLIMAILLTICLNYYPYLPGDVSSTRLIQSLLPESKHWAQVLSSTAKSPFVFILIAITFALSWVIAGWRAALLSVASFIGLWLLGTWLGPVISQPRPSPELVQVTEASPGSAFPSIFAFNFMATVGFLAVLAGVKASGGLRWGLMVICISLLIIGGIARIALAAHWPSDVAISYLIGLLWITLLIRFI; encoded by the coding sequence ATGAAAACCAAAGACGTGGTGTGGCTGGTTCTGCTCATCATGGCAATTTTGCTTACAATTTGTCTCAATTACTATCCCTATCTTCCGGGGGACGTGAGCAGCACCCGACTGATACAATCCTTGCTGCCCGAATCTAAACACTGGGCTCAAGTCCTATCGTCAACAGCCAAAAGCCCGTTCGTCTTTATCTTGATTGCGATCACGTTTGCCCTTTCATGGGTGATTGCGGGCTGGCGTGCAGCTTTGTTGTCTGTCGCCAGCTTCATTGGTCTGTGGTTGCTGGGAACATGGCTTGGTCCGGTAATTTCCCAGCCACGACCTTCCCCGGAACTGGTTCAGGTGACCGAAGCAAGTCCAGGCTCTGCATTTCCGTCGATCTTCGCTTTCAATTTCATGGCGACAGTCGGCTTCCTGGCTGTTCTGGCCGGAGTCAAGGCGTCGGGAGGTCTTCGATGGGGTCTGATGGTGATCTGCATCTCGCTTCTTATTATTGGAGGGATTGCAAGAATTGCCCTGGCAGCGCATTGGCCCAGTGATGTAGCCATATCGTACTTGATAGGGCTTCTCTGGATCACTTTGCTCATTCGATTCATTTGA
- a CDS encoding radical SAM protein: MKVNENYSFLIDVASTCNLKCPSCPQANPKNPVRRNELMEPELLDSILRKATSECQISFVYLYNWAEPFLNPKLPDLIDIVNSHNIPCGVSSNLNIRRNIDRVVASNPANFVISTSGFNQHTYGKMHAAGNVERVKENMIWLSEVRKNTNSRTRVEVNYIRYLGNLDELVLMRKFAASLGFFFRQSIAALFPLERLLKYLSDSQKKERTIDEEKELFEILLFPYEELMQLSGPFKRFPCSYREEQIVLNSRGQVQLCCLVFDPTRFTITDFLSDSIERIRELKRGQDFCKSCIEKGIHTLGLRFGPNLRPVVLKKVADYYSEAGVDFHNLPRTSNGLWFDRSVRLLKESARRSIVLRRLTREAVTRFPVLKRLPGDILSLE, encoded by the coding sequence GTGAAAGTGAACGAGAATTATTCTTTTCTGATCGATGTAGCGTCTACATGCAATTTGAAATGTCCTTCCTGTCCGCAGGCAAACCCGAAGAACCCGGTTCGCAGAAATGAACTCATGGAGCCGGAACTGCTGGATTCTATACTGAGAAAAGCAACTTCAGAGTGCCAAATCTCTTTTGTCTATCTCTACAACTGGGCAGAGCCTTTCTTGAATCCCAAACTGCCCGACCTCATCGACATAGTGAATTCCCATAATATTCCTTGCGGAGTAAGTTCCAACCTGAACATTAGACGCAATATAGATCGCGTTGTGGCAAGCAATCCCGCGAACTTTGTTATCAGCACTTCGGGCTTTAATCAACATACATACGGGAAAATGCACGCGGCAGGAAATGTCGAGCGGGTCAAAGAAAACATGATTTGGCTTTCTGAGGTGAGGAAGAATACTAACAGCCGCACTCGGGTAGAAGTTAATTATATACGCTATCTTGGTAACTTGGACGAGCTCGTGCTCATGCGGAAATTTGCCGCCTCACTTGGGTTCTTTTTCAGACAATCCATAGCTGCGCTATTTCCTCTGGAAAGATTGTTAAAGTATCTCTCCGACTCGCAAAAAAAGGAAAGGACGATCGACGAGGAAAAAGAACTGTTTGAAATCCTGCTTTTTCCCTATGAAGAACTGATGCAACTATCAGGTCCCTTCAAGAGATTTCCATGCAGTTATCGGGAAGAGCAAATCGTGCTAAATTCTCGCGGACAGGTCCAGCTCTGTTGTCTTGTTTTCGATCCGACCAGGTTCACCATAACCGATTTCTTGTCTGATTCCATTGAGCGGATACGAGAGCTGAAACGAGGACAGGATTTCTGCAAGTCATGCATTGAAAAGGGAATTCATACCTTAGGCCTGAGATTTGGTCCTAATCTCAGACCGGTTGTTTTAAAGAAAGTCGCCGATTACTACTCCGAGGCTGGCGTGGACTTTCACAACCTGCCTCGAACTTCAAACGGCCTTTGGTTCGATCGGTCAGTCAGACTACTAAAGGAGTCAGCCAGGCGCTCGATCGTACTTCGTCGCTTGACGCGGGAGGCTGTCACCAGATTCCCCGTATTGAAGAGACTGCCTGGAGATATATTGTCTTTAGAATGA